One Glycine max cultivar Williams 82 chromosome 6, Glycine_max_v4.0, whole genome shotgun sequence DNA segment encodes these proteins:
- the LOC100778553 gene encoding mitogen-activated protein kinase kinase kinase 1, translated as MDRKNPRRKPKLERRNALKYSSSEYDAGSSPSDDTLYTRSMEFYDRTSFRIEGVEGEFDRICRSLGLSGPEDFAIPAAAWEAIKFRYSSDILPRLKLDNLDIPEEEEGEEELKVNEDIIVNSVEEGKLSEKHGDSSSVRVRVRVRVREIDESSTGIKGTRPPMLKPPPGARVQVVDDSTCSTWDLLRDLAPQGEEGLPLNRSENESEVAREVERGAVEKEEGEVGTRESPKREEEENVAGLSESCSFSTSNEDDSSSSTTDPTSNNISPQGRIKRIITAESWQKGEFLGGGSFGSVYEGISDDGFFFAVKEVSLLDQGTQGKQSVYQLEQEIALLSQFEHENIVQYYGTEMDQSKLYIFLELVTKGSLRSLYQKYTLRDSQVSSYTRQILHGLKYLHDRNVVHRDIKCANILVDASGSVKLADFGLAKATKLNDVKSMKGTAFWMAPEVVKGKNKGYGLPADIWSLGCTVLEMLTGQLPYCDLESMQALYRIGKGERPRIPDSLSRDAQDFILQCLQVSPNDRATAAQLLNHSFVQRPLSQSSGSSFPHIHGRKG; from the exons ATGGATCGCAAGAACCCGAGGCGAAAGCCCAAGCTCGAGCGCCGCAACGCTCTTAAGTACTCCTCCTCCGAATACGACGCCGGATCGTCCCCCTCCGACGACACGCTCTACACGCGCTCCATGGAGTTCTACGACCGCACGAGTTTCCGAATCGAGGGCGTCGAAGGCGAGTTCGATCGAATTTGCCGCAGTTTGGGCCTCTCCGGCCCAGAGGACTTCGCTATTCCCGCTGCGGCGTGGGAGGCCATAAAGTTTCGCTACTCTTCGGATATTCTCCCGAGACTGAAGCTCGATAACCTCGATATTCCCGAGGAGGAGGAAGGTGAAGAAGAATTGAAGGTAAACGAGGATATAATAGTTAATTCAGTAGAGGAAGGTAAATTGAGTGAAAAACACGGAGATAGTAGTagtgttagggttagggttagggttagggttagggagATAGATGAATCGAGCACTGGTATTAAGGGGACTCGGCCACCGATGCTGAAGCCGCCGCCGGGGGCGAGGGTTCAGGTGGTGGATGATAGCACGTGTTCCACGTGGGACCTTTTGAGGGACTTGGCTCCTCAAGGGGAAGAAGGGTTACCGTTGAACCGTTCCGAGAATGAGAGTGAAGTAGCGAGAGAAGTAGAGAGAGGAGCggtggagaaggaagaaggggAAGTTGGTACTAGAGAGAGTCCGAAgagggaagaggaagagaatGTGGCTGGGCTTTCGGAGTCGTGTTCGTTTTCTACTTCCAACGAAGATGATTCTTCGAGTAGTACTACGGACCCTACGTCTAATAATATTTCTCCGCAAGGGAGAATCAAACGGATTATTACCGCCGAAAGCTGGCAGAAGGGTGAGTTTCTCGGGGGTGGCTCGTTTGGCTCTGTTTATGAAGGGATTTCCGA TGATGGATTCTTTTTTGCTGTAAAAGAAGTTTCACTGCTTGATCAAGGGACTCAGGGAAAGCAGAGTGTATATCAACTGGAGCAG gAAATAGCACTTTTGAGTCAATTTGAGCATGAAAATATTGTTCAATACTATGGCACAGAAATG GATCAATCAAAGTTGTATATCTTTCTTGAGCTTGTAACGAAAGGTTCCCTTAGAAGCCTCTATCAGAAGTATACTCTTCGAGATTCCCAAGTATCTTCCTATACGAGACAGATTCTGCATGGTTTGAAGTATCTTCATGACCGAAATGTGGTTCACAG GGATATTAAATGTGCAAATATATTGGTGGATGCAAGTGGATCTGTCAAGCTTGCAGATTTTGGATTGGCAAAG GCAACCAAATTGAATGATGTTAAATCAATGAAGGGGACAGCATTCTGGATGGCGCCTGAG GTTgtaaaaggaaagaacaagggtTATGGCCTTCCAGCTGATATTTGGAGTCTGGGATGCACTGTACTGGAGATGTTAACAGGCCAACTTCCGTACTGTGATTTGGAATCT ATGCAGGCATTATATAGAATTGGAAAAGGTGAGCGACCTCGTATTCCTGATTCTCTTTCGAGAGATGCACAAGATTTTATCCTGCAGTGCCTTCAAGTTAGTCCAAATGATCGTGCCACTGCTGCTCAACTTTTAAACCATTCATTTGTCCAAAGGCCACTTTCTCAGTCCTCTGGTTCTTCATTTCCTCATATTCACGGCCGGAAGGGTTAA
- the LOC100812579 gene encoding uncharacterized protein isoform X1 — MAKVGKLRSKAQGQRATPHLLSCARKNLKDVNVRNNSSKASEKKDWEDATCSVCMEVPHNAILLLCSSYYKGCRPYMCATSHRYSNCFEQYKKAYTKATSVQSLQPEANNSNIDLSTGESKDNTEIPELLCPLCRRQVKGWTVVEAARKSLNAKKRSCMQDDCSFVGNYKELRKHVRSKHPFARPREVDPIKEEKWKRFECERERSDVISTILSSTPGAMVLGDYVLEPNDHAFYSDEYDSDSEYLEDDFFSVRSIGLGRTGHFLPNIRYNQDRAADNFDVDHFGLQSVASTGSAAVSGRGLHRILLGRSRRRRRHRIANARR, encoded by the coding sequence ATGGCTAAAGTTGGTAAGTTGCGGAGCAAGGCTCAAGGTCAGAGGGCAACCCCGCATCTTTTATCGTGTGCAAGAAAAAATCTGAAAGATGTTAATGtaaggaacaactcttctaaaGCATCGGAGAAGAAAGATTGGGAAGATGCAACCTGCTCAGTCTGTATGGAGGTCCCCCACAATGCTATCCTTCTCCTTTGTTCATCTTATTACAAGGGTTGTCGCCCATACATGTGTGCTACTAGTCATCGCTATTCAAACTGTTTTGAACAATACAAAAAGGCATATACTAAAGCAACATCTGTTCAAAGTTTGCAGCCAGAAGCAAACAATTCCAATATTGATTTAAGCACAGGTGAATCTAAAGACAATACTGAAATTCCTGAGCTTCTTTGCCCCCTTTGTCGCCGGCAGGTGAAAGGTTGGACAGTGGTTGAAGCAGCACGGAAGTCTCTGAATGCCAAGAAAAGAAGTTGCATGCAAGATGATTGCTCTTTTGTGGGGAATTACAAGGAGCTTAGGAAACATGTTAGGTCTAAGCATCCATTTGCACGACCGCGAGAAGTGGAcccaataaaagaagaaaaatggaagAGATTTGAGTGTGAAAGAGAACGAAGTGATGTGATTAGCACAATTTTATCTTCAACACCAGGGGCTATGGTACTTGGGGATTATGTGCTGGAGCCAAATGACCATGCTTTTTATAGTGATGAGTATGATTCTGATTCGGAATATCTAGAGGATGATTTCTTCTCGGTGaggtccattggtttggggagAACTGGCCACTTTTTGCCAAACATTAGGTATAATCAGGACCGTGCTGCTGATAATTTTGATGTTGATCATTTTGGTTTGCAGAGTGTTGCATCTACAGGTTCTGCTGCTGTCTCTGGACGAGGACTCCACAGGATATTGTTAGGAAGGTCTAGAAGACGACGGAGGCATAGGATAGCAAATGCAAGAAGGTAA
- the INR2 gene encoding inducible nitrate reductase [NADH] 2, whose translation MAASVDQRPYPGLHNGVVRPLKPGPDIPRPKKLPQPPPPLSDSSSDEEEDTTLNLKDLIRKGTTEVESSIFDPRDDGTSDHWIQRNSSLVRLTGKHPFNSEPPLPRLMHHGFITPVPLHYVRNHGPVPRARWEDWTVEVTGLVTRPTCFTMEQLLHDFPSREFPATLVCAGNRRKEQNMVKQSIGFNWGAAAISTSVWRGVPLRTLLKSCGIYTRTKGALHVCFEGAEDLPGGGGSKYGTSILREVALDPSRDIILAYMQNGEPLSPDHGFPVRMIIPGFIGGRMVKWLKRIIVTTDQSQNYYHYKDNRVLPSHVDAELANAQAWWYKPDYIINELNINSVITTPCHEEILPINSWTTQMPYFIRGYAYSGGGRKVTRVEVTLDGGETWQVCTLDCPEKPNKYGKYWCWCFWSVEVEVLDLLGAREIAVRAWDEALNTQPEKLIWNVMGMMNNCWFRVKTNVCRPHKGEIGIVFEHPTQPGNQSGGWMAKEKHLEKSSESNPTLKKSVSSPFMNTTSKTYTMSEVRRHNNADSAWIIVHGHVYDCTRFLKDHPGGTDSILINAGTDCTEEFEAIHSDKAKQMLEDYRIGELTTTCYNSDSSSSNPSVHGSSDTIPLTPIKEVITPMRSVALNPREKIPCKLISKTSISHDVRLFRFALPSDDLLMGLPVGKHIFLCATVDEKLCMRAYTPTSSVHEVGYFDLVVKVYFKGVHPKFPNGGIMSQHLDSLPIGSVLDVKGPLGHIEYTGRGNFLVHGKPRFATRLAMLAGGTGITPIYQVVQAILKDPEDCTEMHVVYANRTEDDILLKEELDEWAKKYDRLKVWYVIQESIREGWEYSVGFITESILTEHIPNASPDTLALTCGPPPMIQFAVQPNLEKLGYDTQNNLLVF comes from the exons ATGGCGGCTTCCGTCGACCAGCGTCCGTACCCCGGCCTCCACAATGGCGTCGTTCGGCCCCTCAAACCAGGCCCGGATATCCCGCGTCCCAAGAAGCTACCCCAGCCGCCGCCGCCACTCTCGGATTCCTCAAGCGACGAAGAAGAAGACACCACCTTGAACTTGAAGGACCTGATTCGCAAGGGAACAACGGAAGTTGAATCCTCCATTTTCGACCCGCGCGACGATGGAACCTCTGACCACTGGATCCAACGGAACTCTTCCCTTGTCCGTTTAACGGGAAAGCACCCGTTTAACTCGGAGCCACCCCTCCCTCGCCTCATGCACCACGGCTTCATCACCCCGGTCCCCCTCCACTACGTCCGCAACCACGGGCCAGTCCCCCGGGCCCGCTGGGAGGACTGGACCGTGGAAGTCACGGGCCTGGTCACCAGGCCCACATGCTTCACCATGGAGCAACTCCTCCACGATTTCCCCAGTCGCGAGTTCCCAGCCACACTCGTCTGCGCTGGGAACCGGCGGAAGGAACAGAACATGGTGAAACAGAGCATCGGCTTCAACTGGGGGGCAGCCGCCATCTCCACTTCGGTGTGGCGCGGCGTGCCCTTGCGCACCCTGCTCAAGAGCTGCGGGATCTACACCCGCACCAAGGGCGCGCTCCACGTGTGCTTCGAAGGGGCCGAGGATCTGCCAGGTGGAGGTGGGTCCAAGTACGGAACCAGTATCCTGAGGGAGGTTGCACTGGATCCCTCCCGCGACATCATTCTCGCCTACATGCAAAACGGGGAGCCTTTGTCCCCGGATCACGGCTTCCCCGTTAGAATGATAATACCCGGTTTCATTGGTGGCCGCATGGTCAAATGGTTGAAGCGCATCATTGTTACTACCGACCAATCTCAAAACTATTACCATTATAAGGATAACAGGGTACTCCCTTCTCACGTTGATGCCGAACTTGCCAATGCTCAAG cttgGTGGTACAAGCCGGACTATATTATCAACGAGCTTAACATAAACTCCGTGATAACCACGCCTTGCCACGAGGAGATCTTGCCCATCAACTCATGGACTACTCAGATGCCTTATTTCATCAGAGGCTATGCGTATTCCG GTGGTGGGAGAAAGGTGACACGTGTTGAGGTAACCCTGGACGGAGGTGAAACGTGGCAAGTGTGCACACTGGACTGTCCGGAGAAACCCAACAAATATGGAAAGTACTggtgttggtgtttttggtcTGTGGAGGTTGAGGTTTTGGACCTGCTCGGAGCCAGGGAGATTGCGGTGCGTGCTTGGGACGAGGCCCTCAACACCCAACCTGAAAAGCTCATTTGGAATGTTATG GGCATGATGAACAACTGCTGGTTCAGAGTGAAAACCAATGTGTGCAGGCCCCACAAGGGTGAGATAGGTATAGTGTTTGAACACCCCACCCAACCAGGCAACCAATCCGGCGGATGGATGGCAAAAGAAAAACACCTAGAGAAATCATCTGAGTCCAACCCAACCCTCAAGAAGAGTGTCTCCTCCCCATTCATGAACACCACCTCAAAAACCTATACCATGTCTGAAGTCAGAAGGCACAACAACGCCGATTCGGCTTGGATCATAGTCCACGGTCATGTCTATGATTGCACCCGCTTCCTCAAAGACCATCCCGGTGGCACAGACAGCATCCTCATCAACGCCGGCACCGACTGCACCGAGGAGTTCGAAGCCATCCACTCCGACAAAGCCAAGCAAATGCTTGAAGACTACCGAATCGGCGAGCTCACCACCACCTGCTACAACTCTGATTCTTCATCGTCAAACCCCTCCGTGCATGGCAGCTCCGACACCATCCCTTTGACCCCCATCAAGGAAGTGATTACACCAATGCGAAGCGTGGCTCTTAACCCACGCGAGAAAATCCCATGCAAGCTCATCTCCAAAACCTCCATCTCTCACGACGTTAGGCTTTTCCGCTTTGCCCTCCCCTCCGACGACCTACTCATGGGTTTGCCAGTTGGGAAGCACATATTCCTATGTGCCACCGTTGACGAGAAACTATGCATGCGAGCCTACACTCCAACAAGCAGCGTTCACGAAGTGGGATACTTCGACCTCGTCGTTAAGGTTTACTTCAAAGGGGTGCACCCTAAGTTCCCCAACGGTGGGATCATGTCTCAACACTTGGACTCTCTCCCCATTGGTTCTGTCTTGGACGTGAAAGGCCCACTTGGCCACATTGAATACACTGGCAGAGGAAACTTCCTCGTTCATGGGAAACCAAGGTTTGCCACGAGGCTAGCCATGTTGGCTGGTGGCACAGGAATCACACCCATTTACCAAGTGGTTCAAGCCATTCTAAAGGATCCAGAGGACTGCACCGAGATGCATGTGGTTTACGCGAACCGAACCGAGGATGATATATTGCTGAAGGAAGAGCTTGATGAGTGGGCTAAGAAGTATGATAGGTTGAAGGTGTGGTACGTGATACAAGAAAGCATAAGAGAAGGGTGGGAATACAGTGTGGGATTCATCACTGAAAGTATCCTGACGGAGCATATTCCAAATGCATCTCCTGATACCTTGGCATTGACTTGTGGACCACCACCTATGATTCAATTTGCAGTCCAGCCGAATTTGGAGAAGTTGGGCTACGACACCCAGAATAACTTGCTCGTGTTTTAG